The genome window ATTCCTCATGCGCAAGAACAAGGTCAACACCATCGAGGGCTATGGACGCCTCACCGGTCCCGCCAAAGACGGCATCCACACCGTCAGCATCTACACCGAGGGCGGCGGCGGAGCAGCAGGCGAGCAGTCCTTCCTCAAGGCCAAAAACGTCATCGTCTCCACCGGTTCGCAGGCCAAGATGCTGCCCGGCCTCGAAGCCGACACCCGCATCCTCACCAACATCGAAATTCTCTCCATCCCAGCTCTGCCCAAGTCGCTGATCGTCATTGGAGCGGGAGCGGTTGGCGTCGAATTCGCCTCCATCTTCCGCAGCTTCGGCAGCGAAGTCACCATCGTCGAATATCTCCCGCGCCTCGTTCCCGTTGAAGACGAAGAAATCTCCAAGGAACTCAACCGTCAGTTCAAAAAGCGCGGCATCGACGTCAACACCGGAGCCAAGGTAGAAAAGGTCGAGAAGACCACCGATGGCGTCAAAGTCACCTTCACCGACTCCAACGGCAAAACTGTAGTTAAAGAAGCCGACAAAGTCCTGATCGCCGTGGGTCGTTCCCCACGCACTGACAACATCGATATCAACAAGACCAAAATCGAGCTGGACCGTGGCTTCGTCAAAACCAATGAAGCTATGGAAACCGCCGAGCCCGGCATCTTTGCCATTGGAGATATCGTCTCCGGCATGCCCCAGCTTGCCCACTCCGGCAGCATGGCCGGCATGATCGCCGTTGCCAAAATCGCAGGCAAACCCTTCCGTCCCATCAACCGCCTGCGCATCCCCGGCTGCACCTACACCGAGCCGCAGATTGGCTCCGTCGGACTCACCGAAGCTCAAGCCAAAGAAAAAGGCCACGAGATCAAAGTCGGCAAGTTCCCATTCGCCGGCAACTCCAAAGCCACCATCGTCGACTCACACGACGGCTTCGTGAAAATTGTCTCCGACGCAAAGTATGGCGAAATCCTGGGCGTCCACATCATCGGCCCCTCGGCTACAGAAATCATCGCCGAAGCCGTAGTAGCCATGGACCTCGAAGGCACCGTGGAAGAACTGATGTACACCATCCACGCGCACCCCACACTCAGCGAATCCATGCTCGATGCCTACGGCGCAGTAGAAGGCCTGGCCATCAACGCCTAACCAGACCTGACCAGAAAGCAGCAGCAACAAATCCACCGTTGCCGCTGCTTTCCTGTCTGAGCTGTTGCTTTTGTATTTGCCTTTGCAGTTGCACTTGTTTTTCTGTCTGTCATTCCCGCAGGGAATCTGCTTCTCCATGCACAACCCTGGCCCCGCCGTTGTTTTGTGGCCAGGGCGGCACCCAATAGCACCCTCGAAAAACACAGCACTACCCATCCCAGGGCGAAGCTCGCTCCAGGAGAGCGCAGGACAGGAGAGCGCAAGACAAA of Acidicapsa ligni contains these proteins:
- the lpdA gene encoding dihydrolipoyl dehydrogenase: MAETIYDVAIIGSGPAGYTAAIRAGEFGLKVALIESSDQLGGTCLHVGCIPTKALLFHAEIWDHLKHGAEYGIDNVTEPKLNWAQGLKRKNAIIAKHVKGLEFLMRKNKVNTIEGYGRLTGPAKDGIHTVSIYTEGGGGAAGEQSFLKAKNVIVSTGSQAKMLPGLEADTRILTNIEILSIPALPKSLIVIGAGAVGVEFASIFRSFGSEVTIVEYLPRLVPVEDEEISKELNRQFKKRGIDVNTGAKVEKVEKTTDGVKVTFTDSNGKTVVKEADKVLIAVGRSPRTDNIDINKTKIELDRGFVKTNEAMETAEPGIFAIGDIVSGMPQLAHSGSMAGMIAVAKIAGKPFRPINRLRIPGCTYTEPQIGSVGLTEAQAKEKGHEIKVGKFPFAGNSKATIVDSHDGFVKIVSDAKYGEILGVHIIGPSATEIIAEAVVAMDLEGTVEELMYTIHAHPTLSESMLDAYGAVEGLAINA